The genomic segment GTCCGACCACACACCGATGTTGTTGTTGGCGCAGTCGCGAATGATGGCCATGTCCGCGGGGTTGTAGTACCACTGGTTGACCAGCTCGAGGCTGCTGATCGCAATGGCCGGATTGATTGCCACCGTCTCGGCGGCCTTGCCGCGGAAACCGGCGGCGTTGGCCCGGTCTTGCGGTGTCGATCCATCGGATCCGATGTCGTCGTTGATGTTTCGGTTATTGATCATGTCATCGGCGTGCCA from the Mycobacterium lentiflavum genome contains:
- a CDS encoding CAP domain-containing protein; this encodes MIGAWAAPAAHADNKRLNSAVVSAVYTLQHQAGCTNDVIRNNALTLAAQWHADDMINNRNINDDIGSDGSTPQDRANAAGFRGKAAETVAINPAIAISSLELVNQWYYNPADMAIIRDCANNNIGVWSDNSLDRTVVVAVYGQPTPPGR